One segment of Chryseobacterium turcicum DNA contains the following:
- a CDS encoding M1 family metallopeptidase: MRKAILSIAILGVLFSTNVAAQTETSGREKVYRATHTKVTELKHTKLKVNFDYQKEQMSGEEWLTASPYFYDSNELVLDAKGMLIHEVALDNNGKKSPLKYDYKDDVLKINLDKTYTRNQDYTVYIKYTSRPNEVKQQGSAAINDAKGLYFINAQGKDADKPTQIWTQGETESSSAWFPTIDKPNQKTTQEIFMTVPDKYVTLSNGILKESKKESNDLRTDHWVMDKRHSTYLFFMGVGDYAVVKDKWKNIPVDYYIEKAYEPYAKQIYGNTPEMIDFFSKKLGYDYPWAKYAQISGRDYVSGAMENTTATLHGSDILQKPGQLIDENKWEDTIAHELFHHWFGDLVTAESWSNLTVNESFANYSEYLWNEFKYGKDQADYHQMEDVNHYIHNPSDFKKNLVRFDYSSREDVFDLVTYQKGGGILHMLRNYLGDDAFFAGVTDYLKTNEYKNAEAHQLRLSFEKVSGKDLNWFFNQWYFGSGNPKLNYTYTFEPVKKQVTVTLNQSQDLPFEFPLVIDVYDNGKPKRYNVWANATAKNTFTFDSSKNPDLININADGVLLADVTDSKTPEQNLLQFTNSKEFKSKYIALNAIKDQVGKNPAATKLLAAAIKDPFFRIRMKALELMDLSNSEQMKALGGEVEKLASNDPKTLAQGAAIAALAKTKDKKYVPIFEKGVNAVSNSVKVNSLAAIIAVDPSKVNGLADKIELDGASEEMMTQLLPVVVKNKVTSQMANIASIAAFYPFVKFQNPELGKVAEEGYNWIMSSDNLKATESITKILGQAKDQMGDNPQVKMMITQMLKDGLNKKMELLKQNPQNASSINPQIDAINKAIENFK, from the coding sequence ATGAGAAAAGCCATTTTATCTATTGCAATACTGGGAGTTTTATTCTCCACAAATGTAGCTGCACAAACAGAAACTTCGGGAAGAGAAAAAGTATACAGAGCGACCCATACAAAAGTAACAGAGCTTAAACATACCAAACTTAAAGTTAATTTTGATTATCAAAAAGAGCAGATGAGCGGTGAAGAATGGTTAACAGCTTCTCCGTATTTTTATGATTCTAATGAGCTGGTTCTCGATGCAAAAGGAATGCTGATTCACGAAGTCGCGTTAGATAATAACGGCAAAAAATCTCCTTTAAAGTATGATTATAAAGATGATGTTTTAAAGATAAATTTAGATAAAACGTATACAAGAAATCAGGATTATACGGTTTACATTAAATATACTTCTCGTCCTAATGAAGTGAAACAACAGGGAAGTGCAGCGATTAATGATGCAAAAGGTCTTTATTTTATCAATGCTCAAGGAAAAGATGCAGATAAGCCAACCCAAATCTGGACTCAGGGTGAAACTGAATCTTCATCAGCATGGTTTCCTACCATTGATAAACCAAATCAGAAGACCACTCAGGAAATTTTTATGACGGTTCCTGATAAATATGTGACGCTTTCAAACGGAATTTTAAAAGAATCTAAAAAAGAATCTAACGATTTAAGAACCGACCATTGGGTGATGGATAAAAGACATTCTACCTACCTTTTCTTCATGGGAGTTGGTGATTATGCCGTTGTGAAAGACAAATGGAAGAATATTCCTGTAGATTATTATATCGAAAAAGCATACGAACCATACGCAAAACAGATTTACGGTAATACACCGGAAATGATTGATTTTTTCTCTAAAAAATTAGGTTACGATTATCCTTGGGCAAAATATGCGCAGATTTCAGGAAGAGATTACGTTTCCGGAGCGATGGAAAATACCACAGCAACGCTTCATGGAAGTGATATTCTTCAAAAACCGGGACAGTTAATTGATGAAAACAAATGGGAAGACACCATTGCTCATGAATTATTTCACCATTGGTTTGGAGATTTGGTTACGGCAGAAAGCTGGAGTAATCTTACGGTAAATGAATCTTTTGCCAACTATTCTGAATACCTTTGGAATGAGTTTAAATATGGCAAAGACCAAGCAGATTATCATCAGATGGAAGATGTAAATCATTATATTCACAACCCATCAGATTTTAAAAAGAATTTGGTAAGATTTGATTATAGCTCTCGTGAAGATGTTTTCGATTTGGTAACGTATCAGAAAGGAGGTGGAATTCTTCATATGTTGAGGAATTATCTGGGTGATGATGCATTCTTTGCAGGAGTTACAGATTATCTTAAAACCAACGAATACAAAAATGCCGAAGCACATCAATTGAGATTGTCATTTGAAAAAGTTTCAGGAAAAGATTTAAATTGGTTCTTCAATCAATGGTATTTTGGAAGCGGAAACCCTAAACTAAACTATACTTATACTTTTGAGCCGGTAAAAAAACAGGTTACGGTTACTTTGAATCAATCTCAGGATTTACCTTTTGAATTTCCTTTAGTGATTGATGTTTATGATAATGGGAAGCCAAAAAGATATAATGTATGGGCAAATGCTACCGCAAAAAATACATTCACTTTCGATTCGTCTAAAAATCCGGATTTAATTAACATCAATGCAGACGGAGTTTTGCTAGCCGATGTTACCGATTCGAAAACCCCTGAGCAGAACTTATTACAGTTTACCAATTCTAAAGAGTTTAAAAGCAAATACATCGCTTTAAATGCAATAAAAGATCAGGTAGGTAAAAATCCGGCGGCTACAAAGTTATTGGCAGCAGCGATAAAAGATCCTTTTTTCAGAATAAGAATGAAAGCGTTAGAGTTAATGGATCTAAGTAATTCTGAGCAAATGAAAGCTTTGGGAGGTGAAGTGGAAAAATTAGCATCTAACGATCCTAAAACTTTAGCTCAAGGCGCCGCAATTGCAGCTTTAGCAAAAACGAAAGATAAAAAATATGTGCCGATTTTTGAAAAAGGTGTAAATGCAGTTTCCAATTCTGTAAAAGTAAATTCTTTGGCAGCAATTATTGCTGTTGACCCTTCAAAAGTAAATGGTTTAGCTGATAAAATTGAACTAGATGGTGCTTCAGAAGAAATGATGACTCAGTTATTACCTGTTGTGGTTAAAAATAAAGTGACTTCACAAATGGCAAATATTGCCTCGATTGCAGCATTTTATCCTTTCGTGAAATTCCAGAATCCTGAATTAGGGAAAGTGGCAGAAGAAGGGTATAACTGGATTATGTCTTCAGATAATTTAAAAGCTACAGAAAGTATTACTAAAATTTTGGGTCAGGCTAAAGACCAGATGGGCGACAATCCACAGGTAAAAATGATGATTACTCAGATGTTAAAAGATGGTCTCAATAAGAAAATGGAACTTCTTAAGCAGAATCCACAAAATGCATCAAGCATCAATCCTCAAATTGACGCAATTAATAAAGCAATTGAAAATTTTAAATAA
- a CDS encoding thymidylate synthase, translating to MQNYLDLLQHILDNGTDKTDRTGTGTRSVFGYQLRYDLSKGFPMVTTKKVHLKSIIYELLWFIKGDTNIKYLTDNGVSIWNEWADENGDLGPVYGAQWRSWNGADGKVVDQFSEVIEQIKKNPDSRRLIVSAWNAAEIPNMALAPCHALFQFYVADGKLSLQLYQRSADVFLGVPFNIASYALLLMMVAQVTGLEVGDYVHTFGDVHIYNNHFEQVNKQLSRETRPLPTMKINPEIKDIFDFNFEDFTLENYDPHPGIKAPVAI from the coding sequence ATGCAAAACTACCTCGATTTACTTCAACATATTTTAGATAACGGAACCGATAAAACCGACAGAACAGGAACAGGAACACGAAGTGTTTTTGGATACCAGTTGCGTTACGATTTATCAAAAGGATTTCCTATGGTTACGACTAAAAAGGTTCATTTGAAATCTATTATTTATGAATTGCTTTGGTTTATAAAAGGAGATACCAACATCAAATATCTTACCGATAACGGAGTTTCTATTTGGAACGAATGGGCAGATGAAAACGGAGATTTAGGTCCTGTTTATGGCGCACAATGGAGAAGCTGGAATGGTGCTGACGGAAAAGTTGTTGACCAGTTTTCTGAAGTCATCGAGCAAATTAAAAAGAATCCTGATTCCAGACGATTAATTGTCTCTGCTTGGAATGCGGCAGAAATTCCGAATATGGCTTTGGCACCTTGTCATGCTTTATTTCAGTTTTATGTAGCTGATGGGAAATTGTCGCTTCAATTGTATCAGAGAAGTGCCGATGTTTTCTTGGGAGTTCCTTTCAATATTGCAAGTTATGCACTTTTATTAATGATGGTTGCGCAGGTTACAGGGCTTGAAGTTGGTGATTATGTTCACACTTTTGGTGATGTACACATTTATAACAACCATTTTGAGCAGGTTAATAAGCAACTTTCGAGAGAAACGAGACCTTTACCGACGATGAAAATTAATCCTGAAATTAAAGATATTTTCGATTTTAATTTCGAAGATTTTACTTTAGAAAATTATGATCCACATCCGGGAATCAAAGCGCCTGTAGCGATATAA
- a CDS encoding SDR family NAD(P)-dependent oxidoreductase has product MKILDNKVALVTGAGSGIGLAIAKLYAKEGAKVIVSDINEEHGKSAVEDIKSAGGEATFVKADTSNPEQVEALVKATVDAYGRLDIACNNAGIGGEANQTGDYSLDGWKKVIDINLDGVFYGCKYELTQMEKNGGGVIVNIASIHGTVAAPLSSAYTSTKHAVVGLTKNIGAEYGQKNIRCNAVGPGYIDTPLLNQLDEEHKKALIAKHPMGRLGKSEEVAELVLFLSSDKSSFMTGGYYLVDGGYTAV; this is encoded by the coding sequence ATGAAAATTTTAGACAATAAAGTAGCATTGGTTACAGGTGCGGGCTCAGGAATTGGGCTTGCTATTGCAAAGTTATACGCTAAAGAGGGTGCAAAAGTCATCGTTTCAGACATTAATGAAGAACATGGGAAGTCGGCAGTTGAAGACATAAAATCGGCAGGCGGTGAAGCAACGTTTGTAAAAGCTGATACTTCAAATCCCGAACAAGTGGAAGCTTTGGTAAAAGCAACGGTTGATGCTTACGGCAGATTAGATATTGCCTGTAACAATGCGGGGATTGGTGGTGAAGCCAATCAAACCGGAGATTATAGCCTTGATGGTTGGAAAAAAGTAATCGATATCAATCTTGATGGTGTTTTTTACGGTTGTAAATATGAATTGACACAAATGGAGAAAAATGGAGGTGGAGTTATTGTTAACATTGCTTCTATTCACGGAACGGTTGCAGCGCCACTTTCATCAGCTTATACTTCTACAAAACACGCTGTGGTGGGTTTAACAAAAAATATTGGTGCAGAATATGGTCAGAAAAACATTCGTTGTAATGCAGTAGGGCCGGGTTATATTGATACTCCTCTTTTAAATCAGCTAGATGAAGAACATAAAAAAGCATTGATAGCCAAACATCCCATGGGAAGATTAGGAAAGTCTGAAGAAGTTGCAGAATTGGTACTTTTTCTAAGTTCAGACAAATCTTCTTTTATGACAGGAGGTTATTATTTGGTTGATGGTGGTTATACTGCAGTTTAA
- a CDS encoding GreA/GreB family elongation factor has translation MNKSSLLDIIKSKLSEKAHNFEKLISETRASSNDTKSSMGDKYETGREMLQQEINNLQVQLNEVLKQQDFLKTILSKQSDKAEKGAIVKTEKGLFFISVSLGEISLENQKIICISPESPLAKAMSGKQENDFFSLNNINQKIIEIQ, from the coding sequence ATGAATAAATCTTCACTTTTAGATATCATTAAATCAAAATTATCCGAAAAAGCTCATAATTTTGAGAAGCTGATTTCTGAAACTCGTGCATCAAGCAACGATACCAAAAGTTCAATGGGCGATAAATATGAAACAGGAAGAGAAATGCTTCAGCAGGAAATAAATAATCTTCAGGTTCAGTTAAATGAAGTGTTGAAACAGCAAGATTTTTTGAAAACTATTCTTTCAAAACAGTCGGATAAGGCCGAAAAAGGAGCGATTGTAAAAACAGAGAAAGGTTTGTTTTTTATTTCGGTTTCTTTAGGTGAAATTAGTCTTGAAAATCAAAAAATCATCTGTATCTCTCCAGAATCTCCATTAGCAAAAGCAATGAGCGGAAAACAGGAAAACGATTTTTTCTCGCTCAATAATATAAATCAGAAAATTATTGAAATTCAATAA
- a CDS encoding alpha-amylase family glycosyl hydrolase, with amino-acid sequence MKTNMNLPQEWKHITNIYEVNIRQYTKEGTFRAFEKEMPRLKNMGVKTLWLMPITPIAQENKKGSLGSPYAASDYTSINPEFGTMDDFKHLVNEAHRLGFNIIIDWVANHTGWGHTWTKTNPEFYLKENGTFKTASGMDDIIELDYQNQEMREAMIDAMKFWIEETDIDGFRCDLASWVTVGFWEQARPEVEKIKPLFWIGEFDELESPEYGKVFDASYSWKWMHKSAEFYKNNQPIHELVDLLRKYSQIGDSTMRAWFTTNHDENSWNGTEYEKYGDITKPMAVFSATWNGIPLLYSGQELPNLKRLEFFEKDPIEWTNNCQMADFYTTLLNLKSSNPALRGGDSNVVTYLLNTSANDKIFAYIRKNKWNEVLVVLNFSKENVDFTIEDENVSGVFKNVFDGTKRDFNTGKNFSFKVSDYAVFEK; translated from the coding sequence ATGAAAACGAATATGAATTTACCACAAGAATGGAAACACATCACCAATATATATGAAGTTAATATAAGGCAATACACAAAGGAAGGTACATTCAGAGCATTTGAAAAAGAGATGCCACGTCTGAAAAATATGGGTGTTAAAACATTATGGTTAATGCCAATTACTCCTATTGCTCAGGAAAATAAAAAAGGAAGCCTCGGAAGTCCTTATGCCGCCTCAGATTATACCTCAATCAACCCAGAATTTGGAACGATGGACGATTTTAAACATTTGGTGAATGAAGCGCATCGTTTAGGTTTTAATATTATTATCGACTGGGTGGCCAATCATACTGGTTGGGGACATACTTGGACGAAAACTAATCCCGAATTTTATTTGAAAGAAAATGGTACTTTCAAAACAGCTTCCGGAATGGATGATATTATCGAGCTCGATTATCAAAATCAAGAAATGCGAGAAGCGATGATTGATGCGATGAAATTCTGGATTGAAGAAACTGATATTGATGGTTTTAGATGTGATTTGGCTTCTTGGGTGACGGTAGGTTTTTGGGAGCAGGCAAGGCCGGAAGTTGAAAAAATAAAACCTCTTTTCTGGATTGGTGAGTTTGATGAATTAGAAAGCCCGGAATACGGAAAAGTTTTTGATGCGAGCTATTCTTGGAAATGGATGCACAAATCTGCTGAGTTTTATAAAAATAATCAACCCATTCATGAGCTTGTAGATTTGCTTAGAAAATATTCTCAAATAGGAGATTCTACAATGAGAGCGTGGTTTACTACCAATCATGATGAAAATTCATGGAATGGAACCGAATACGAAAAATACGGCGATATCACCAAGCCAATGGCAGTTTTTTCTGCGACCTGGAACGGAATTCCTTTATTATATTCAGGGCAAGAACTTCCCAATTTGAAAAGATTAGAATTCTTTGAAAAAGACCCGATTGAGTGGACGAATAATTGCCAAATGGCCGATTTTTATACAACCCTTTTAAATTTAAAATCTTCAAATCCTGCTTTAAGAGGCGGTGATTCAAATGTTGTGACTTATCTTTTAAATACTTCTGCGAATGATAAAATTTTCGCTTACATCAGAAAGAATAAGTGGAATGAAGTTTTAGTTGTGCTCAATTTTTCAAAAGAAAATGTTGACTTTACCATTGAGGATGAAAATGTATCTGGAGTTTTTAAAAATGTTTTTGATGGAACGAAAAGAGATTTTAATACCGGAAAAAACTTTAGCTTTAAAGTTTCCGATTACGCTGTTTTTGAAAAATAA
- a CDS encoding plasmid pRiA4b ORF-3 family protein, with the protein MVYKIRVILDTKEDIFRDVEIKGKQTLWNLHLGIKSAFNLSGDELSTFNLLEEDGTVVKSVPLEDMSDDGDGEIMSDVYIDEAFESAGDKAQFQYGLLDLWEFFCELVEVVEETKSVNYPITTYRFGNAPLKAPSKSKSAAGSKNKKSAMPLMDDDFSFEDDFGGGNNNFADEDDDNFDDDEEDDYNDDAFDDEDDDNER; encoded by the coding sequence ATGGTTTACAAAATCCGTGTAATATTAGATACAAAAGAAGACATTTTCCGCGATGTAGAAATCAAAGGAAAACAAACACTCTGGAACTTACATTTGGGAATTAAAAGTGCATTCAACCTTAGTGGAGATGAGCTGTCTACTTTTAATCTTCTCGAAGAAGATGGTACTGTTGTAAAAAGCGTACCTCTAGAAGATATGAGTGATGATGGTGATGGCGAGATTATGTCAGATGTATACATCGATGAAGCATTCGAGTCTGCAGGCGACAAAGCGCAGTTTCAATACGGCTTGCTTGATCTTTGGGAATTTTTCTGCGAATTAGTAGAAGTGGTAGAAGAAACTAAAAGTGTTAATTATCCTATTACTACTTATAGATTTGGAAATGCTCCTCTAAAAGCTCCAAGCAAAAGTAAAAGCGCTGCAGGATCAAAAAATAAAAAATCGGCAATGCCTTTAATGGATGACGATTTTAGTTTTGAAGATGATTTCGGCGGTGGAAACAATAATTTTGCAGATGAAGACGACGATAATTTCGACGACGATGAAGAAGATGACTACAATGATGATGCTTTCGATGATGAAGACGATGATAACGAAAGATAA
- a CDS encoding sensor histidine kinase, protein MKFYRLTLVSSCLLTLVMFILVIIFDSLKDIYYHTSQFKIGLFLCIILMFIINYAVLELLFNYYAKKQVRKISKILPEEIVYSDQNNITLKELGERFSDFNQQQLTEMDMMKEMESYRKEYIGNVSHELKTPLFSIQGYVETLVEGGVENLTIRDKYLERIGISVERLIAIVNDLDMINRLEAGEINLTVSKFDVNILIKEIFDLLDLEAEKNNTVLQLQTLHSQIFVEADKQKISQVFINLISNAIHYANRQEARVVVKTSILKNRVLIEVIDNGMGIKTELLPRIFERFYRVETSRSRRQGGSGLGLAIVKHILEAHNENITVESVYLEGTKFSFMLEKSK, encoded by the coding sequence TTGAAATTTTACAGACTTACCTTAGTATCATCATGTCTGCTTACATTGGTGATGTTTATTTTAGTGATTATTTTTGATTCACTGAAAGATATTTATTACCATACTTCACAATTTAAGATTGGTCTTTTTCTGTGCATTATTTTAATGTTTATTATTAATTATGCGGTTTTAGAACTGCTTTTTAATTATTACGCCAAAAAACAAGTCAGAAAAATTTCAAAAATTCTTCCCGAAGAAATTGTTTATAGCGATCAGAATAATATTACGCTGAAAGAATTGGGCGAAAGGTTTTCAGATTTTAATCAGCAGCAGCTTACCGAGATGGATATGATGAAGGAGATGGAAAGCTACCGTAAAGAATATATCGGAAATGTCTCGCATGAGCTGAAAACACCACTTTTTTCTATTCAGGGTTACGTAGAAACTTTGGTGGAAGGTGGAGTAGAAAATCTAACGATTAGGGATAAATATTTAGAAAGAATAGGCATTTCTGTAGAACGATTGATTGCCATTGTCAACGATCTCGATATGATCAACAGATTAGAAGCAGGAGAAATTAATCTTACTGTTTCAAAATTTGATGTTAATATTCTTATTAAAGAAATTTTTGACCTGCTTGATTTGGAAGCCGAAAAAAACAATACTGTTTTGCAGCTTCAGACTTTGCACAGCCAGATTTTTGTAGAAGCAGATAAGCAGAAAATATCTCAGGTTTTTATTAATTTGATTTCAAATGCTATTCATTATGCCAACAGACAGGAAGCTAGAGTCGTGGTGAAAACAAGTATTCTTAAAAATAGAGTGCTCATTGAAGTGATTGATAACGGGATGGGAATAAAAACCGAACTGTTACCAAGAATTTTTGAAAGATTCTATCGTGTAGAAACCAGTAGAAGTAGAAGACAAGGTGGTTCCGGATTAGGATTAGCCATTGTAAAACACATACTGGAGGCTCATAACGAAAATATTACAGTAGAAAGTGTTTACTTAGAAGGTACGAAATTTAGCTTTATGCTCGAGAAAAGCAAATGA
- a CDS encoding response regulator, with protein sequence MSQKKILLIDDELDILEILSYNLEKEGYDIYTATNGNEGIEKAKEIIPDLILLDVMMPEKDGIETCQELRKIKELQKTLIVFLSARSEEFSQLAGFQAGANDYVVKLIKPKILISKVNALLQLTSQVSDNAKMIEIGDLIIDKDNFRVSKSGQQFLLPKKEFDLLYLLASNTEKVFKREEILERVWGNDVIVGERTIDVHIRRLREKLGINTIQTLKGIGYKLIV encoded by the coding sequence ATGAGCCAAAAGAAAATTCTTCTAATAGACGATGAACTCGACATTCTAGAGATTCTGTCTTACAATCTGGAAAAAGAAGGTTATGATATTTATACCGCTACAAATGGTAATGAAGGTATAGAAAAAGCCAAAGAAATTATTCCCGATTTGATCTTATTAGATGTAATGATGCCCGAAAAAGACGGGATTGAAACTTGCCAAGAGCTTCGTAAAATAAAAGAACTGCAAAAAACGCTTATTGTTTTTCTTTCTGCAAGAAGTGAAGAGTTTTCTCAGTTAGCCGGTTTTCAAGCTGGTGCCAATGATTATGTTGTAAAACTAATTAAACCGAAAATTCTTATTTCTAAAGTAAATGCATTGCTTCAGTTGACCTCTCAGGTTTCTGATAATGCTAAAATGATAGAAATTGGTGATTTAATAATCGACAAAGATAACTTTAGAGTTTCTAAAAGCGGACAGCAGTTTTTATTGCCTAAAAAAGAATTCGATTTATTGTATCTTTTGGCTTCAAACACCGAAAAAGTGTTTAAAAGAGAAGAGATTCTTGAAAGAGTTTGGGGAAATGACGTGATTGTTGGCGAAAGAACTATCGATGTGCATATCCGTAGACTGAGAGAAAAACTAGGAATCAATACGATTCAAACTTTAAAAGGGATAGGATATAAATTAATCGTTTAA
- a CDS encoding TonB-dependent receptor domain-containing protein: MNFRKLSIAALFLTTSGTLMYAQEKNDTVKHEKKIEGVIIQGTTKKGGEANIISVQRKSVEVIERVGSVQLEKQGVGDVSVAVTKATGSQKQEGSGQIFIRGLGDRNNSTTINGLQVPSNDPLYKNIDLSIIKTDMIDFIGLEKVYNPKLWGDMSGANVDIVTKVYTGKPYFKINLGSSVNFNAVQKNNYFLQDGPSYFGFAKLEQPSKNAVANRGYVFNTSWKDQEVNNPFNSNLSFDFGTNFKVGSQGKLSIFGYGGFDNSYEYFNGITGGTYSAQDDALRIYTQAEEFKYTTNTTGLVNINYKINPNHQINLSSNYIHTSEQKLGNFSGYNRDYYDNDVNQTRYTTQLRRATTRINDLLVNQLRGEHTLSEPLKISWNVGYNRLDSRRPDRQQNVTVLDKQQNYSFFASSNPGANNRYYDQLLENDFVGDIHADYKLGESAKITLGYSGRYKESDFKATQYNFRILPVQGSYFVDPKNYDTFFNLTNYQSGVFFDVVTFRGDVKYSPEQALIPQTFTSEMTNNAGYVNVDYKFSDKFTAQVGVRYENLMQKLKYNTAIQEGKQDRDYNKILPAFNLKYSLNDKHNLRLAGSKTYTSPLLLEIAPFEYEDIEESTLGNQSNYLADNYNVDLKWEWFPSKNELISLSAFGKYIQNPLARVTINSSSNSTSVMNVGDTGRVYGLEAEIRKDIYSAGNTRLYAFLNGTYLNTEQELNNDKVAKENSGPGQSNYSTNFNVTKDKMQGASDFLANANIGLEQKWGNKNSMDLVVSYSYISDNIYSLGTQNRGNMVDKAFSTLDATLKFKLSNGMGFSFTGRNLINPYFTRVQDNLLTGNELAAKKYKRGTAVGASISYEF; encoded by the coding sequence ATGAATTTTAGAAAACTGAGTATCGCTGCATTATTCCTTACCACATCAGGAACTTTAATGTACGCTCAAGAAAAAAATGACACTGTAAAGCACGAAAAGAAAATTGAAGGTGTTATTATACAAGGTACAACCAAAAAAGGAGGTGAGGCAAACATCATCAGTGTACAGAGAAAATCTGTAGAAGTTATTGAACGAGTGGGTTCTGTACAACTTGAAAAACAAGGTGTAGGTGATGTTTCTGTAGCAGTAACTAAAGCCACAGGATCACAGAAACAAGAAGGTAGCGGACAAATTTTCATCCGCGGACTGGGTGATCGTAACAACTCTACAACAATCAACGGCCTTCAGGTTCCTTCAAATGATCCTTTATATAAAAATATCGATTTAAGTATCATTAAAACTGATATGATTGATTTCATCGGTTTGGAAAAAGTATACAATCCAAAACTTTGGGGTGATATGTCTGGAGCCAATGTTGACATCGTAACTAAAGTATATACCGGAAAGCCATACTTCAAAATAAATCTGGGATCTTCTGTTAACTTTAATGCAGTTCAGAAAAACAATTATTTCTTACAGGACGGGCCAAGCTATTTTGGCTTTGCCAAACTAGAGCAACCTTCTAAAAATGCAGTTGCAAACAGAGGGTACGTTTTTAATACGTCTTGGAAAGATCAGGAAGTAAACAATCCTTTCAACTCTAATTTGAGTTTTGATTTTGGAACCAATTTCAAGGTTGGGAGCCAGGGAAAACTAAGTATTTTCGGATACGGAGGTTTTGATAATAGTTACGAATATTTTAATGGAATTACAGGAGGTACCTATAGTGCACAGGATGATGCTCTTAGAATATATACTCAAGCAGAAGAGTTCAAATACACGACCAATACAACTGGTTTAGTAAATATCAATTACAAAATTAATCCTAATCATCAAATTAATCTATCATCAAATTATATACATACTTCTGAACAGAAATTAGGAAATTTCTCAGGATATAACAGAGATTATTATGATAACGACGTTAACCAGACAAGATACACCACTCAGCTAAGAAGAGCCACAACTCGTATTAACGATTTATTGGTAAACCAATTAAGAGGTGAGCATACTTTATCTGAACCATTGAAAATATCTTGGAATGTAGGATATAACAGATTAGACAGTAGAAGACCAGACAGACAACAGAATGTAACTGTTTTAGACAAACAGCAAAACTATAGTTTCTTCGCAAGTAGTAATCCTGGGGCAAACAACAGATATTACGATCAGCTTTTGGAAAATGATTTTGTAGGTGATATTCATGCAGATTACAAATTGGGAGAAAGCGCAAAAATTACTTTAGGGTATAGCGGAAGATATAAAGAGAGTGATTTCAAAGCAACACAATACAACTTTAGAATTTTACCGGTACAAGGAAGTTACTTTGTTGATCCTAAAAATTATGACACATTCTTTAATCTTACCAATTATCAATCGGGAGTTTTCTTTGACGTTGTGACTTTTAGAGGTGATGTGAAATATTCTCCGGAACAAGCACTAATTCCGCAAACATTTACTTCTGAAATGACTAATAATGCAGGTTATGTAAATGTAGATTACAAATTCAGCGATAAGTTTACAGCACAGGTTGGAGTACGATACGAAAATCTAATGCAAAAACTTAAATATAATACTGCAATTCAGGAAGGAAAGCAAGACAGAGATTACAATAAAATCTTACCTGCTTTCAACTTGAAATATAGCTTAAATGATAAGCATAATTTAAGATTAGCAGGATCTAAAACCTATACTTCTCCATTATTACTTGAAATTGCTCCTTTCGAATATGAAGATATTGAAGAAAGTACATTGGGTAACCAATCAAACTACCTTGCAGATAACTACAATGTAGATTTAAAATGGGAATGGTTTCCAAGTAAAAATGAATTGATATCATTATCTGCATTTGGAAAATATATCCAAAATCCTCTTGCAAGAGTAACCATCAATTCATCATCTAACTCTACTTCTGTAATGAACGTAGGAGACACAGGAAGAGTATATGGACTAGAAGCAGAAATCAGAAAAGATATCTACAGCGCTGGAAATACAAGATTATATGCATTCTTAAACGGTACCTATTTAAATACTGAACAAGAACTTAACAACGACAAAGTTGCTAAAGAAAATTCAGGACCTGGACAGTCTAACTACTCTACTAACTTTAATGTTACAAAAGATAAAATGCAAGGTGCTTCAGATTTCTTAGCCAATGCTAATATTGGTTTAGAACAGAAATGGGGTAACAAAAACTCGATGGATTTAGTTGTTTCATATTCTTATATCTCAGACAACATTTACTCTTTAGGTACACAGAACAGAGGAAATATGGTAGACAAGGCATTCAGCACATTAGATGCTACTTTGAAATTTAAATTATCAAATGGAATGGGCTTTTCTTTCACTGGAAGAAATCTAATCAACCCTTATTTCACGAGAGTTCAAGACAATCTATTAACAGGAAACGAGCTTGCTGCAAAAAAATATAAAAGAGGAACAGCTGTAGGAGCAAGCATTTCTTACGAATTCTAA